From a region of the Arachis ipaensis cultivar K30076 chromosome B09, Araip1.1, whole genome shotgun sequence genome:
- the LOC107618632 gene encoding glutathione S-transferase DHAR2 yields the protein MALEVAVKAAAGAPNVLGDCPFCQRVLLTLEEKKVPYSTHLINFDEKPQWFLDVNPEGKVPVLKFDDKWISDSDVIVGILEEKYPQPSLVTPPESASVGSKLFGAFVKFLKSKDPNDGSEQALLAELKDLDEHLKNHGPFVAGEKVTAVDLSLAPKLYHLVITLEHFKNWTIPQDLAHVHNYTKLLFSLESFEKTKAAKEYVIAGWAPKVNA from the exons TGCTGCCGGTGCTCCCAATGTTCTCGGAGACt GTCCATTTTGCCAGAGGGTGCTCTTAACTTTGGAGGAGAAGAAAGTCCCTTACTCCACCCACCTCATCAATTTCGACGAAAAACCCCAATG GTTTTTGGATGTCAATCCTGAAGGCAAGGTTCCAGTGCTCAAGTTTGATGACAAATGGATTTCCGATTCCGATGTCATTGTTGGAATCCTTGAGGAAAAGTACCCTCAACCCTCTCTCGTCACTCCCCCTGAATCTGCCTCCGT GGGATCCAAGTTATTTGGGGCTTTCGTGAAGTTTCTCAAGAGCAAAGATCCAAATGATGGATCAGAGCAAGCATTGCTTGCTGAGTTGAAGGATTTGGATGAACATCTTAAGAACCAT GGTCCATTTGTTGCTGGGGAGAAGGTCACCGCTGTTGATTTGAGTTTGGCTCCAAAACTCTACCATCTAGTCATAACACTTGAGCACTTCAAAAACTGGACTATTCCTCAGGATTTGGCACATGTCCACAACTATACCAAG TTGTTGTTCTCCCTGGAATCGTTTGAGAAAACCAAGGCTGCAAAGGAGTATGTAATTGCGGGATGGGCACCCAAGGTGAATGCATGA